GCTGCGCTTCGGTTCCATCCCGTATTTCTCGTCTTAAGGCCGCTTTCTCTCCCGCGAACAGTGGCTGAAGCTCACTTCTGACGACGTGAAGGAGCAGATCTACAAACTGGCCAAGAAAGGCCTGACTCCCTCACAGATCGGTGAGTCAGTCTGTTTAATGTAGCCTCTTCCTCCTGACCTCGTGTAACGTGCTGAAAAACAGTGGGGCTAAATGTCTCACATGTGGTTTGAAAAATTTTTGCTCGTTTTCCTGACTACTGTTGACCGAGGCCTAGCCCTCCTTTGCTGAACTCTCAAGGTCTTATTTGAAAGACggtgaaataattaaaatgtgcTCCAAATTTTAATGAGTATTTTCTTTGGGCTGGGCACTCTTCTTACGTGCGTGGTTCTAAGCCCTTTCCATTTTATGACCCGAGTTAATTCTGACAGCCATAGTTTCAAATAAATGGTAGACGTTTTCCTGAAGTTGGGGTAACTGAGGCACGTTGCAGCTGTATAAACAAGCCTCAGATCACACAGCTGTTAGTGAAGCTGGGACTGGCTGCTCTGAGTGCTCATTGCTTTCTAACAGATGTGGTTTGAACCTCAGCTGTGTGTGACTTTGTGCAAATGGCTTCCTTCTGCAAATGTTTGCCAGCTGTGTGATCCCCGATCCTGAGAATACAGTCATTGTAAAAAAGCACCATAGCCTTCTGTTGAGCTTATGGTCTAGTGGAGATGTTATACATAatcagaaatgtgtgtgtgtgtatatatgtagagagagagacTGTGGGGTAATCAGGTGGTGCTGTTTTGACgactccttgatttttttttttttttttttttttggtggcctGTAATCTAGCAAGCTCACTATAATGATGGTCTTCCAACATTCGCAGTTTCCACCAGAAAGGTTTTCCTTAGTGTTGGGTAAACCTTCCTTGGATGTCTGAGTGAGCTTCGCTTGTGCATTCTGTTGTTGGTGTCTGATGTATAAAAAGTAAGCTGTGTTTTGCAGATGGGAAACTTGGAAAGTGACTTGATCTCAGTCTTGACATCACATGCTCCAGTTTGTATGTATGATGTGGGAATTTATATTACTCCCTTTCCAGGTGTGATTCTGAGAGACTCTCATGGTGTTGCACAAGTACGTTTTGTGACAGGCAACAAAATCTTGAGAATTCTTAAGTCCAAAGGACTTGCTCCTGATCTCCCTGAGGATCTCTATCATTTAATTAAGAAAGCTGTTGCTGTTAGGAAGCATCTTGAGAGGAACAGAAAGGTAAGAGGATGAGACTGCTTGTACTAAATTCATATTAGTAAAATACAGTGCCTCTGATTTGAATTATCCAAGGGGCACAAACAAATCAGTGTTTGCTTTGAAATGTTTCACCAGAAGAGatttctggggtgggggtgggggttagtTCCCTAAATTCCCTTAAGGACCTAATCTAGCCACACAAACCCTAGGCTCTGGTTCTATTAACAACACTAAGCAATTTTTCATTAAAGTGCAGGGTGTCTATGCATTCTTCTGTTAAAATGATGTTTAGTTTTAAGTGGTTTTCCTGAATtctatcaattttatttctaggaTAAAGATGCTAAATTCCGTCTGATTCTGATTGAGAGCCGTATTCACCGGTTGGCTCGATACTACAAGACCAAACGAGTCCTACCCCCTAATTGGAAATAGTAAGTTATCAACCCTTTTTGTTGACAAAAATAGGAGTTGGCCAAGTATTAAATAGAGTAGTAATTACAGTAAAAGGACTGCTCATAGATGTTTTAGATTGAGCCTATATTCACTTCTTAATTATAGCAAGAAAACAGTCATAGACAGGTAGAGCGGTTGTGTTTTGTTGATACAAAGGGTGGTTCTTCTGTAGACTCGTTTAGAGCACAAACGTGCTCTTTAAATCACTTTCAGATTGTGGGTAAAATTTAAGTTATTTTGCTCCTGGGTGcttatgttgttttaatttttgcataGATAACTCACTGTGATGATTAACATCCTAGCATTCACAGTTTCCACCAGAAAAGTTTTTCCTTGTGCTGGCCAGTTCTTGGAGGCCTAAGTGACCATCTTCATATTATGGTTGATCACAATGAACTGATTCCAGGAACTGATCTGTTCGGTGCATTTTATATATTGGGGATTTATTTTAACTGTTAGGAAATAGCTGTTTTCAGAGAGTGTGAATATGGAGgacttttttttaacagattatgtataaatatagagGACTTTTTTTATTAACCCagctctcccccccacccccttttttttttctttcagtgagtCATCCACAGCCTCTGCCCTGGTTGCATAAATTTGTGTATTGTACTAAAGCAATAAAATCATTGTTTAACAGAACCatgttttgtaactttttttgGTCCAAAAATTTGTGTATTTATCTGTTTAATGTGGATGTGTGTTCCAGCATTAGAATTGTGTGATTCCACAGGGAGCAATAAGATAGCATCTATCCATTGCATCCCTTCACTGCTCAACTAGTTGAGCAGCTTGTAACTTCACTGTGATTGGTGGGTACTGGAAGAAACCAGAAAGTGGTAACATTATTTTCACAAACGTCTCTAAGTAATTTGGATACATTTGATGTAGATCTCTCATGTTATCTACAGTGTAGTATCAGAAATAGACATCAAAGTGTCTCTGGAGAGGAGGGCATCTCTAGTATGGAGGGACCTTAGAAGTAATATTTGATCCCAGTCTTGTGAGTGATGCTCAAACATAAGGAAGAATGGCTTCAGGGAACAGGAAGAACCATGAGATGAGCTCAGCTCCATGAAGCTGGCAACTTTTGGATGGCTAATGATGATAAAAATTACTTAGTTGGGTGTTGTCAgaatatttaattcttaaaacctagtgaaagctgctcagtcatgtccatctctttgcaaccccatggaccatactccatggaattctccaggccagaacactggagtggggagccttttccttctccaagggatcttccctacccagggatcaaatccatgtcttccacattgcaggcggattctttaccacaaggtAAGCCCTTTGAGTCAGAAAATTCAAGCCATTTGTATGTACCACTTTTTTGGTATTTATCACTTGAATAAATGTTTAATCCCTTAAGCTTTAACCAAAGCAGTAATCAAAGTTGTGTTCAAAATCACATGGTCGGGCAAAGCCCTTTGTTTTTAAGAGACTAGTATCATAAGTAGCATTGATGTCTTGTGGGATGCTGGGCTCTGAGGGTAGAGACACCCACTTCATCTTCCTTGTTCTTCAGAACACTGCACATACTTGCCTACCAGCTCTGTTGGGTGCAAACTGACTAAGCCCCACATCCTAGTGGGGAAAACAGGTGTGGAAATTctacttaattctttttaaatttattttaaattgaaggataaatgctttacagtattgtgttggtttctgccaaacccAATTCAAGCCCTACTGTTAGATGTAATTTTCTAATCCCCATGCTGCTGTGTTTATGTCTTAAAAGTGGTTAACTGTCATAAACCAAGAAATAACGTAAGGTAAACTTCTCCAAGAGTAACAACTAAACAAGGTTAGCAGGAAGATCTTTGCGAACTCCAGGTAAGGTAGGCAAAGTTGGGTATTGATGGCTCTGGACTAAAAACTAGTTGGTAGTATGTGGAGCATTTGATGTATCAAAGCATCTCTaggttttcttttaattacatgaaGTATTTACATATGATTTTGCCTTCAAGCCAGCAGTTTACTGTAAATATTAAACAGGACTATgtgttcatgggaaatagatgggaaaacagtggaaacagtgtcaaactatatttttgggctccagaatcactgcaggtggtgactgcagccatgaaattaaatgacactacttggaaggaaagttatgaccaacctagatagcatattcaaaagcaaagacattactttgcgaacaaaggtccatctagtcaaggctatggtttttccagtggtcatgtatggatgtgagagttggactgtgaagaaagctgagcgctgaagaattgatgcttttgaactgtggtgttggagaagactcttgagagtcccttggactgcaaggagatccaaccagtccattctaaaggagatcagtcctgggtgttcattggaaggactgatgctaaagctgaaactccaatactttggccacctgatgcaaagagttgactcattggaaaagactgatgctgggagggattgggggcaggaggagaaggggacgacagaggatgagatggctggatggcatcactgactcgatggacgtgagtctgagtgaactccgggagttggtgatagacagagaggcctggcgtgctgcaattcatggggtcgcaaaaaggaggacaggactgggcgactgaactgaatgtgtttgGAGGTATTTTAATTCCTTCAAAATGTAAAAAACCACCTGCAGTCTTTTTGACTGGGCAGAAAATTCAAATTTGGCTTTCAGAAACAGTCCTGCTACTTGGTGGCCATGTGGTTTGGGAGGTCCAATTTCATGAATCTTATGAAAAGTTACTGTGAGGATCACATGAGTTTCTTAATATGTGGCAGTCAtgcagggcttctctgatggctcagatggtaaagaatccacctgctatgcaggacacctggtttccatccctgggtcatgaagatcccctggagaagggcatggcaacccactcgagtgtt
Above is a genomic segment from Bos javanicus breed banteng chromosome 15, ARS-OSU_banteng_1.0, whole genome shotgun sequence containing:
- the RPS13 gene encoding small ribosomal subunit protein uS15, which translates into the protein MGRMHAPGKGLSQSALPYRRSVPTWLKLTSDDVKEQIYKLAKKGLTPSQIGVILRDSHGVAQVRFVTGNKILRILKSKGLAPDLPEDLYHLIKKAVAVRKHLERNRKDKDAKFRLILIESRIHRLARYYKTKRVLPPNWKYESSTASALVA